One part of the Rhodococcus oxybenzonivorans genome encodes these proteins:
- a CDS encoding enoyl-CoA hydratase/isomerase family protein, with translation MSTSPLTVTAHDNGRTDIMLARPDLLNRVDDELRDALIDALRSVANDGSTRCVVLGAEGKVFSAGGDMAMMKAKHGDVVAIHRGTDAGRRLIDTLFDTPVPVVAAVHGHAIGLGSTLVLACDAVVAARGVRIVDSHVAIGLVAGDGGVVMWPSAMGMVKAKRHLLTGDPLLAEDAAALGVVSDLVETADEVLPAARALADRIAALPPLAVQGTKRSLNHVMRLRAHEVLELSFAYEAETMSSQDLLEGIDAFMEKRTPKFTGR, from the coding sequence ATGAGTACGTCACCTCTGACCGTCACGGCCCACGACAATGGGCGAACGGACATCATGCTCGCCCGTCCAGACCTGCTCAACCGCGTCGACGACGAGCTTCGCGACGCTCTGATCGACGCCCTGCGATCCGTCGCGAATGACGGCTCGACGCGTTGTGTCGTCCTCGGCGCGGAAGGGAAAGTGTTCTCCGCCGGTGGTGACATGGCGATGATGAAGGCGAAACACGGTGACGTCGTCGCCATTCACCGCGGAACCGACGCCGGCCGCCGACTCATCGACACCCTCTTCGACACCCCGGTGCCGGTAGTGGCGGCCGTGCACGGTCACGCCATCGGTCTGGGCTCGACGCTCGTGCTGGCGTGTGACGCCGTCGTCGCCGCTCGGGGTGTCCGGATCGTCGACTCCCACGTCGCGATCGGCCTGGTGGCCGGTGATGGCGGCGTCGTCATGTGGCCGTCAGCGATGGGCATGGTGAAGGCGAAGCGACACTTATTGACTGGAGACCCGTTGCTGGCCGAAGATGCCGCGGCGCTCGGTGTGGTGTCGGATCTCGTCGAGACCGCAGACGAAGTGCTCCCCGCGGCCCGGGCACTTGCCGATCGAATCGCGGCCTTGCCGCCGTTGGCTGTGCAGGGGACAAAGCGGTCGCTCAACCATGTGATGCGGTTGCGCGCCCATGAGGTGCTGGAACTGTCCTTCGCCTACGAGGCAGAGACGATGAGTTCCCAGGACTTACTCGAGGGGATCGACGCCTTCATGGAAAAGCGCACACCGAAGTTCACGGGGCGCTGA
- a CDS encoding MaoC/PaaZ C-terminal domain-containing protein has product MPLNLDAIGFRAEPFTVTWTAEDAILYALGVGAGQADPLDELALTTENTTGVDQQVLPTFGVVLAQSGILRRIPIGEFDRSKLLHADQQIEMNGTIPIEGAATVEARLDGIHDKRTGALVVISAHACDAETGKALWTSRLGYFIRDEVGLAGEPAAADWRDPDREPDHLLATPTRPDQALLYRLSGDRNPLHSDPTFAARAGFDRPILHGLCTYGVVHRALLGTLCDGDTSRIDGMYARFSRPVLPGEKLRTAIWRDDNGARFRTIDGAGRTVLDRGRFDFR; this is encoded by the coding sequence ATGCCGCTGAACCTCGACGCGATCGGCTTCCGGGCCGAACCCTTCACCGTCACGTGGACCGCTGAAGACGCCATCCTCTATGCGCTGGGAGTTGGCGCCGGACAGGCGGATCCGCTCGACGAGCTGGCACTGACCACCGAAAACACGACCGGAGTCGACCAGCAGGTGTTGCCGACGTTCGGTGTCGTACTCGCGCAGAGCGGGATTCTGCGGCGGATTCCGATCGGCGAGTTCGACCGGTCCAAGCTGCTCCACGCCGACCAGCAGATCGAGATGAACGGCACGATCCCAATCGAGGGAGCCGCCACGGTCGAGGCCCGACTGGACGGGATCCACGACAAACGCACGGGTGCGCTCGTCGTGATCTCGGCGCACGCATGCGACGCCGAAACCGGAAAGGCGCTGTGGACGAGTCGGCTGGGTTACTTCATTCGTGACGAAGTCGGCCTCGCAGGGGAGCCCGCTGCCGCGGACTGGAGAGATCCGGACCGCGAACCGGACCATCTCCTGGCCACGCCGACCAGGCCCGACCAGGCACTTCTGTACCGGCTCAGTGGTGATCGCAACCCGCTGCACTCCGATCCGACGTTCGCGGCCCGGGCAGGTTTCGACCGCCCGATCCTGCACGGATTGTGCACCTACGGTGTCGTCCACCGCGCCCTCCTCGGCACACTGTGCGACGGCGACACGTCCCGCATAGATGGCATGTACGCCCGCTTCAGCCGGCCCGTCTTGCCGGGCGAGAAACTTCGGACTGCCATCTGGCGCGATGACAACGGCGCCCGGTTCCGAACGATCGACGGTGCGGGGCGAACTGTCCTCGACCGTGGCCGTTTCGATTTTCGATGA